GCGTGCCGAAGATCATGCAGGCCATGTTCGACGGCATCGCGGGCGGCCTGACCGGCGGGGCGCCGGTGCTCTCGCGCACCGTGGTCTCCAACCTGCCGGAGGGCGCGATCGCCCAAGGGCTGGGTGAAATCCAAAGCCGCCACCCCGACCTCCAGATCGGCAGCTATCCCTCCTTTAAGGCCGGAAACTTCGGGACAGCCCTGGTGCTGCGCGGCCGCGACGCCGAAGAACTCGACGCCGCCGCGGAGGAGACCATGGAGCTCGTGCGCGGCCTCGGCGGCGATCCGAGGCTGGAGACCACGGACCCAGCCGCCTGAGCAACAGAGCTAAAGGAAAAAGCGCCGGATCACTCCGGCGCTTTCCTGTCTTCCCAGCAAAGAGGCGAGGCCAAGCCTACTCCGTCATCACCTGCTGTTTGGCGATGGAGAGCAGCTCGTCCATCTTGTTGCGCAGGCGGTGTTCGCTGAAGTCCACGCCGGCATCGGTCAGGTCGCCCAGGACCTTGCGCAGCACGTCGTCGTCGCCGGGCTCGTCGAAGTCGGAAGAGATGACCTCCTTGGCGTAGGCGTCGGCATCCTCGCCCTTCTTGTCCAGCAGCTCGGCGGCCCAGAGGCCCAGGAGCTTGTTGCGGCGCACCTCGACCTTGAACTGCAGTTCCTGATCGTGCTTGTACTTGTCCTCGAACGCCTTTTCGCGGTCGCTGAAGCTGTTCATGGGCTTTACAGGCTCCCTCTTTGTCCCAATGGTGTCGCTTTGCTGTAGCTTATAGCCTCTCTGAGCCGCTCCCTCTACCCCCAGCAGCCTCTCACGGAAGGCATTTTTATACCGCTTCCCATCCGATAGGAAACCCGCCCGCCGTCATGTGCACCCTGGTCCTCCTCCGCCGCCCCGGCCACGACTGGCCGCTGCTCCTCGCCGCCAACCGCGACGAGATGAAGGACCGGCCCTGGGACCCGCCCGCCCGGCACTGGTCCGACAGGCCGGAGGTGCTGGCCGGGCGCGATCGGCTTTCGGGCGGAAGCTGGCTGGGGATCAACAAGGACGGCGTCGTCGCCGCCGTCTTGAACCGCTACGGCACGCTGGGGCCGCAGGCGGGCAAGCGCAGCCGGGGCGAACTGGTGCTGGAAGCTCTGGACCACGCCGAGGCGCGCACGGCGGCCGAGGCGCTGGCCGACATCAACCCGGAGGCCTACCGGGGCTTCAACCTGGTGGTGGCCGATGCGCGCGAGGCCTGGTGGCTGACGCTGCGGGGCGAGGGCGCCCTGGTCGAGCGGCAGGCGTTTCCTGACGGTCTTTCCATCCTGACCGCGCGCGACCTGAACGATACCCAGAGCCCGCGCATCGCGCGCTACCGCCCGCTGTTCGAGGCCGCCCGGGCGCCCGATCCCGACGCCGGCGACTGGGCCGACTGGCAGGCGCTGCTGTCAAGCCGGGCGCACGACGAGGACGCCGGGCCCGGCGGCGCCATGACGGTGGAGCTGGACAATGGATTCCAGACCGTCTCCTCCTCCCTGATCGCCCTGCCGGAGGACCCAGAGGTCAAACCCCGCTGGCTCTTCTGCCCGGGCATGCCGGAAGCCGCGGGCTTTGAGGCCCTTGCGCTATAGCAATCGCGGCACTATCAGTGCGAAGATCAAGCCTAACGCCCATCCGCCCAGGGGAAGGATGAACGAGCCCATGCGACGCAAGCGCCTCTACGAAGGCAAGGCCAAGGTCCTCTACGAGGGTCCGGAACCCGGCACCATCGTCCAGTACTTCAAGGACGACGCCACGGCCTTCAACGCCCAGAAGCGCGGCACCATCACCGGCAAGGGGGTGCTGAACAACCGCATCTCCGAGCTGATCATGACCCACCTGAGCGAGATGGGCATACCCACGCACTTCATCCGCCGGCTCAACATGCGCGAGCAGCTGGTCCGTCAGGTGGAGATCGTCCCGCTGGAGATCGTGGTGCGCAACATTGCCGCCGGGTCCTTCGCCCAGCGTTTCAAGATGGAGGAAGGCACGCCCCTGCCCCGCACCATCATCGAGTACTGCTACAAGTCAGACGAGCTGGGCGACCCGCTGGTGGCCGAGGAGCACGTGCTGGCCTTCGGCTGGGCGACCCCGCAGGAGCTGGACGAGATCGTCGCCATGACCGTGCGCGTCAACGACTACCTCTCCGGCCTGTTCCACGGCATCGGGCTGAAGCTGGTGGACTTCAAGCTGGAGTTCGGCCGCCTCTGGGTCGGCGAGGAGGGCGCGGAGGAGATGCGCATCGTCCTGGCCGACGAGATCAGCCCCGATTCCTGCCGCCTCTGGGACATCAAGACCGGCGAGAAGATGGACAAGGACCGCTTCCGCCGCGACCTGGGCGGCATCGAGGAGGCCTATCAGGAAGTCGCCCGCCGCCTCGGCGTCCTGCCCGAGACCGGCCCCGGCGACGCCCCCGCCCCCTCGACGGTGCAGTAAGCGGGCAATCCGAGGTTTGACAAAGGGCGCGGAATCCCTATAGTCCCGCGCGCACAAAGCATTTCCGGGAATGTGGGCCGGCCTCGTGAAGCCGTTCCCCGCCGCCGAGAAAGACCTCGGACGGACTACCGGGACAACAACACTCTCGAATGAAGAGGAGATACGCTGCCATGGGTAAGCGTCTGAATTCCAAGTACAAAATTGACCGCCGTCTCGGCGTCAACCTTTGGGGCCGCCCCAAGAGCCCGATCAACAAGCGCGAATACGGTCCCGGCGAGCACGGCCAGCGCCGCCGCAAGCCGACCGACTTCGGCACCCAGCTGATGGCCAAGCAGAAGCTGAAGGGCTACTACGGCAACATCGGCGAGAAGCAGTTCCGCAAGTACTTCGACGCCGCCGATCGCCGCAAGGGCAACACCGCCGAGAACCTGATCGAAATCCTGGAGCGCCGCCTGGACGCCGTGGTCTACCGCGCGAAGTTCGTGCCGACCGTGTTCGCCGCGCGCCAGTTCGTCAACCACGGCCACGTCCTGGTGAACGGCAAGAAGGTCAACATCCCCTCCTACATGGTCAAGGACGACGATGTGATCGAGGTGAAGCAGAAGTCGCGCCAGATGGCGCTGGTCCTGGAGGCCAGCGGCTCTCCGGAGCGCGAGGTTCCCGATTACATCGAGGTGGACCACAACCAGATGAAGGCGCGCTTCGTGCGCGGCCCGCAGCTGGCCGACGTGCCCTACCCGGTCCACATGGAACCCAACCTGGTCATCGAGTTCTATTCGAGCTGACCTGCGGTTACAGACACCCACCGGAACAAACAGGAAGCCGGCCCTCGCGAGGGCCGGTTTTCTTTTGCGCGCAAGCTGGGCAAACTTGCCGCCATGACCGACCCGACGAGCCTGATCGAGCGCCTTTCGCTCCAGCCGCACCCGGAAGGCGGCTGGTATGCTGAGACCCACCGCGACGCCCCCGCGGACGGCGGGCGCGGCAGCCTGACCCAGATCTACTATCTGCTGGAAGCCGGCCAGCAGTCCCGCTGGCACAGGGTGACCGATGCGACGGAGGTCTGGCACCACTACGCCGGCGGGCCGCTGGAGTTGCTGCTTTCCCCGGACGGCGCAGGGGTCGAGCGTGTCCTTCTGGGCAGCGACATCGCGGCGGGCGAGTCCCCGCACTGCGTGATCGCACCCAAGGTCTGGCAATCCGCCCGCCCCCTCGGCGGCTGGAGCCTCTGCGGCTGCACCGTCGCCCCGGCTTTCGAGTTCTCAGGCTTCGAGATGGCCCCGGACGGCTGGGAACCGGGCCCGGGCGGCTAGCGCGTCCGGTTCACCGCAAAGCGCCGCCCATCCTTCGAGACGGCCCCTTCGGGACCTCCTCAGGATGAGGTTTGGCGCGGGCTCCTCCTCATCCTGAGGAGCGCCTTAGGGCGCGTCTCGAAGGATGGGCGGCGCCTTGCTTCCTCCAGGTGAGATTTGGCGCGGGGGCTCCTCCTCATCCTGAGGAGCGGACGAAGGTCCGCGTCTCGAAGGATGGGCGGCGCCTTGCCTCCTCTCGGGCCTCGCCTGTCTCGGTAAAGGTAAGCTCGACGTTGTTGCCGTCGGGGTCGCGCAGAAAGATCTGGGTCCAGCCGTAGCCCGGCACCAAGACCTCGCGGAAGGCCTGCCCGGCGCCGTCCAGGCGCGCCTTGGTCTCCTCCAGCCCCTCGGCCATGAAGGCGAAGTGCTCGACGCGCGGGGTCGGGGCATCCGGCGTGCTGTCCACCTCAATGAGGTGGACCACGGCCTGGTCGCCCAGATAGAGCCAGACCCCGCCCACGCCAAAGGGAGGCCTCGCCCCTTTATCCAGACCCAGCAGGCCGCCGTAGAAAGCGGTAAGGCCGGCCAGGTCGCCGGTGCGGATGTTCACGTGATCCAGGCGCTTCAGTTTCATGGCCGCGTCCTTTCCAAGAACGGAAAAAAGGCCGGCGCTCTCTTTTAGAGCGGCCGGCCCTTCGGTCCCTTGCCGTGATGATCGCCCCCCGTCAGGCGGCCGGCTGGTTCTGCACGCCCTTCTTGTCGAGCAGTTCCTGCAACTCGCCGGACTGGAACATCTCGCGGATGATGTCGCAGCCGCCGACGAACTCGCCCTTCACGTAAAGCTGCGGGATGGTCGGCCAGCTGGAAAAGTCCTTGATGCCCTGGCGCAGGCCGGGGTCGTCCAGCACGTTGATGCCCTTGAAGCGCACGCCCAGGTGGCTCAAGACCTGCACCACGGCGGCGGAGAAGCCGCACTGCGGGAAGACCGGGGTGCCCTTCATGAAGAGCACGACCTCGTTGCCGTCGATATCCTGCTGGATCCGCTCGAAAACCGGATTGCTCATGGTTTGCCTAACTCCTTTTCCTCGTAGGCTCGTTCTGGCTCAGGCCTCGGGCGCAGAGGTCTGCAGCGCCAAGGCGTGTAATTCGTTGCCCATGCGTCCCTGGAGCGCCTGATAGACCATCTGGTGCTGCTGCACCCGGGACTTGCCCCGGAAGGCCTCGGACACGACGTAGGCGGCGTAGTGATCGCCGTCACCACGCAGGTCCTCGATGGTTACGCTGGCGTCGGGAATGCCATCCTTGATCAGCGTTTCGATCTCAGAGGGGTTCATGGGCATGGGTCGATACTGGTCCTTCCTGTCTGGCCTTACCGGCTGGCTCGTTTCCGGGCCTAAAGCTCACCCTGCATGTAAGCGGGCAACCAGCCCTCGTGCCGCTTCTTTACCTCGTCCAGCGATATGGTGAAGCGTCCGGTGACTGTCAACGAAGCACCGCCGGTACGCCCCACCCGGGTGAGCGGCGCACCAAACTGCTTCGCCAAAGCCTCCAGCGCTTCGCCGTCGCGTGTGGAGACAAGATAACGCGCCTGATCCTCGCCAAACAACCATGCGTGCAGTGGGGTCTCCCCCGCCGCCGCCGGGTCCAGTTCCGCGCCGGTCCCGCCCGCCAGCGCCATCTCGGCGAAAGCCACCAGAAGGCCGCCGTCGGAGAGGTCGTGGCAGCTCTTCACGAGCCCCTGGGCGATGGCCTCGCGCACCAGACCGCCGGCCTTGGCCTCGGCCTCCAGGTCGACCGGCGGGGGCGCGCCCTCCTCCCGGCCGTACAGCTCGCGCAGGTACAGCGACTGGCCGAGGTGGCCTTCGGTCTTGCCGATCAGATAGACGCTTTCGCCCTCATCCAGGAACGCAGCCACGCCGTGGCGCGAGATGTCGTCGAGCAGCCCGACCATGCCGATCACCGGCGTGGGAAGAATCCCCTGCCCGTTGGTCTCGTTGTAGAGCGAGACGTTGCCGGAGACGATCGGGGTGTCGAGGGCGGCGCAAGCCTCCCCCATGCCCTTCACGCAGCCGACGAGCTGGCCCATGATCCGCTTGCGCTGCGGGTTCCCGAAGTTGAGGTTGTTGGTGGCCGCCAGCGGCTTGGCGCCGGTCGCCGAGATGTTGCGATAGGCCTCCGCCACGGCCTGGGCGCCCCCGGTCTGCGGGTCGGCGAGGCAGTAGCGCGGCGCGCAGTCGGTGGTGACGGCCAGGCCCTTTTCCGTGCCGTGGACCCGCACCAGCGCCCCGTCGCCGCCGGGCCGGATCACCGTGTCGCCCATGACCATGTGGTCGTATTGCTCCCAGACCCAGCGCCGCGAGGCGAGATCAGGCGAGCCCAGCAGGGTCAGGAGAGCCTCGCCATAGTTCTCGGGCTCGGGCACCTGGCCGGCGTCCAGAACGGCGGGCGCGGGAGTCGGTTCCCAGGGGCGGTCGTATTCGGGGCTGGCCTCGGCCAAGGGGTCGATCGGCAGCTCGCCGACCACCTCGCCCTCGAAGGTCAGGACCATGCGGCCCGTGTCGGTCAGCTTACCGATCACCGCGAAGTCCAGGTCCCACTTCTCGAAGATGGCGCGCGCTTCCTCCTCGCGGCCGGGCTTCAGGACCATCAGCATGCGCTCCTGACTTTCGGAGAGCATCATCTCGTAGGGCACCATGCCCTCCTCCCGGCAAGGCACCGCCGAAAGGTTGAGCTCCACGCCGGTCCCGCCCTTGGAGGCCATCTCGAAGGAGGAGGAGGTGAGCCCCGCCGCGCCCATGTCCTGGATCGCCACGATCATGTCGGTGGCCATCAGCTCCAGGCAGGCTTCGATCAGCAGCTTCTCCGTGAAGGGGTCGCCGACCTGGACCGTGGGGCGCTTCTCGTCGGAGTCCTCGTCGAACTCGGCGGAGGCCATGGTCGCGCCGTGAATGCCGTCGCGCCCGGTCTTGGAGCCGACGTAGACCACCGGATTCCCAATGCCGGTCGCCTTGGAATAGAAGATCTTGTCGCTGTCGGCGAGACCCACGGTCATGGCGTTGACCAGGATGTTGCCGTTATAGGCCGGATGGAAGTTCACCTCTCCGCCCACGGTTGGCACGCCCACGCAGTTGCCATAGCCGCCGATGCCCGCCACCACGCCGGCCAGCAGGTGGCGCGTCTTGGGGTGGCTGGGGTCGCCGAAGCGCAGCGCGTTGAGGTTGGCGATGGGCCGCGCGCCCATGGTGAAGACGTCGCGCAGGATGCCGCCTACCCCGGTGGCCGCGCCCTGATAGGGCTCGATGAAGCTCGGGTGGTTGTGGCTCTCGATCTTGAAGATCACCGCCTGCCCGTCGCCGATGTCGACCACGCCCGCGTTCTCGCCGGGGCCCTGGATGACCTGCGGGCCGCTCGTCGGCAGCGTCTTCAGCCAGCGCTTGGAGGACTTGTAGGAGCAGTGCTCGGACCACATGACCGAGAAGATGCCAAGCTCCAGCAGGTTCGGCTCGCGGCCCATGATCTCCAGGACGCGCTCGTACTCCTCGGGCGAGAGGCCGTGATCGGCCACGATCTCCGGCGTGATGGGCGCATCGGTCATGGTCATGCCAGAGCCCCCGCCAGGCTGTCGAACAGCGGCTGGCCGTCGGCGCCGCCGAGCGCGAGGTCGGAAAGCCGCTCGGG
Above is a window of Limibacillus sp. DNA encoding:
- the rpsD gene encoding 30S ribosomal protein S4 translates to MGKRLNSKYKIDRRLGVNLWGRPKSPINKREYGPGEHGQRRRKPTDFGTQLMAKQKLKGYYGNIGEKQFRKYFDAADRRKGNTAENLIEILERRLDAVVYRAKFVPTVFAARQFVNHGHVLVNGKKVNIPSYMVKDDDVIEVKQKSRQMALVLEASGSPEREVPDYIEVDHNQMKARFVRGPQLADVPYPVHMEPNLVIEFYSS
- the purL gene encoding phosphoribosylformylglycinamidine synthase subunit PurL gives rise to the protein MTDAPITPEIVADHGLSPEEYERVLEIMGREPNLLELGIFSVMWSEHCSYKSSKRWLKTLPTSGPQVIQGPGENAGVVDIGDGQAVIFKIESHNHPSFIEPYQGAATGVGGILRDVFTMGARPIANLNALRFGDPSHPKTRHLLAGVVAGIGGYGNCVGVPTVGGEVNFHPAYNGNILVNAMTVGLADSDKIFYSKATGIGNPVVYVGSKTGRDGIHGATMASAEFDEDSDEKRPTVQVGDPFTEKLLIEACLELMATDMIVAIQDMGAAGLTSSSFEMASKGGTGVELNLSAVPCREEGMVPYEMMLSESQERMLMVLKPGREEEARAIFEKWDLDFAVIGKLTDTGRMVLTFEGEVVGELPIDPLAEASPEYDRPWEPTPAPAVLDAGQVPEPENYGEALLTLLGSPDLASRRWVWEQYDHMVMGDTVIRPGGDGALVRVHGTEKGLAVTTDCAPRYCLADPQTGGAQAVAEAYRNISATGAKPLAATNNLNFGNPQRKRIMGQLVGCVKGMGEACAALDTPIVSGNVSLYNETNGQGILPTPVIGMVGLLDDISRHGVAAFLDEGESVYLIGKTEGHLGQSLYLRELYGREEGAPPPVDLEAEAKAGGLVREAIAQGLVKSCHDLSDGGLLVAFAEMALAGGTGAELDPAAAGETPLHAWLFGEDQARYLVSTRDGEALEALAKQFGAPLTRVGRTGGASLTVTGRFTISLDEVKKRHEGWLPAYMQGEL
- a CDS encoding VOC family protein is translated as MKLKRLDHVNIRTGDLAGLTAFYGGLLGLDKGARPPFGVGGVWLYLGDQAVVHLIEVDSTPDAPTPRVEHFAFMAEGLEETKARLDGAGQAFREVLVPGYGWTQIFLRDPDGNNVELTFTETGEAREEARRRPSFETRTFVRSSG
- a CDS encoding NRDE family protein, which produces MCTLVLLRRPGHDWPLLLAANRDEMKDRPWDPPARHWSDRPEVLAGRDRLSGGSWLGINKDGVVAAVLNRYGTLGPQAGKRSRGELVLEALDHAEARTAAEALADINPEAYRGFNLVVADAREAWWLTLRGEGALVERQAFPDGLSILTARDLNDTQSPRIARYRPLFEAARAPDPDAGDWADWQALLSSRAHDEDAGPGGAMTVELDNGFQTVSSSLIALPEDPEVKPRWLFCPGMPEAAGFEALAL
- a CDS encoding phosphoribosylaminoimidazolesuccinocarboxamide synthase codes for the protein MNEPMRRKRLYEGKAKVLYEGPEPGTIVQYFKDDATAFNAQKRGTITGKGVLNNRISELIMTHLSEMGIPTHFIRRLNMREQLVRQVEIVPLEIVVRNIAAGSFAQRFKMEEGTPLPRTIIEYCYKSDELGDPLVAEEHVLAFGWATPQELDEIVAMTVRVNDYLSGLFHGIGLKLVDFKLEFGRLWVGEEGAEEMRIVLADEISPDSCRLWDIKTGEKMDKDRFRRDLGGIEEAYQEVARRLGVLPETGPGDAPAPSTVQ
- a CDS encoding BolA family transcriptional regulator codes for the protein MPMNPSEIETLIKDGIPDASVTIEDLRGDGDHYAAYVVSEAFRGKSRVQQHQMVYQALQGRMGNELHALALQTSAPEA
- the grxD gene encoding Grx4 family monothiol glutaredoxin; translation: MSNPVFERIQQDIDGNEVVLFMKGTPVFPQCGFSAAVVQVLSHLGVRFKGINVLDDPGLRQGIKDFSSWPTIPQLYVKGEFVGGCDIIREMFQSGELQELLDKKGVQNQPAA
- a CDS encoding DUF1476 domain-containing protein, with product MNSFSDREKAFEDKYKHDQELQFKVEVRRNKLLGLWAAELLDKKGEDADAYAKEVISSDFDEPGDDDVLRKVLGDLTDAGVDFSEHRLRNKMDELLSIAKQQVMTE
- a CDS encoding cupin domain-containing protein, with translation MTDPTSLIERLSLQPHPEGGWYAETHRDAPADGGRGSLTQIYYLLEAGQQSRWHRVTDATEVWHHYAGGPLELLLSPDGAGVERVLLGSDIAAGESPHCVIAPKVWQSARPLGGWSLCGCTVAPAFEFSGFEMAPDGWEPGPGG